The proteins below are encoded in one region of Caulobacter henricii:
- the aroB gene encoding 3-dehydroquinate synthase, producing MTRTVAVGLGDRTYDVMIGTGLIDRAGDLIAPLLKRRRTAVVTDSIVGEHHGERLSAALHKAGVAVDMIVVPPGEETKSFEGLADLSDQLLALGLERGDMIIAFGGGVVGDLTGFAAAIYKRGIDFIQIPTTLLAQVDSSVGGKTAIDTPRGKNLIGAFHQPRLVLADLDVLTTLPARELACGYAEIIKYGLLGDFAFFEWLEANVAAVLQRDVEALVRAVGRSVEMKAEIVAEDEKEAGRRALLNLGHTFGHAIEAEMGFGDALKHGEAVGVGMAQAFRFSARQGLCSSQDAVRAEAAIKAAGLPTRMSDIRLEPFAADALIAHCGQDKKAEGGMLTFVLVRGIGDAFVAKDVDRAALRAFLIEDGAAG from the coding sequence ATGACCCGCACCGTTGCCGTCGGCCTGGGCGACCGCACCTATGACGTGATGATCGGGACGGGCCTGATCGACCGGGCCGGCGACCTGATCGCCCCCCTGCTCAAGCGCCGGCGCACGGCCGTGGTCACCGACTCCATCGTCGGCGAGCACCATGGCGAGCGGCTGTCGGCGGCCCTGCACAAGGCCGGCGTCGCGGTCGACATGATCGTGGTGCCGCCCGGCGAGGAGACCAAGAGCTTCGAAGGTCTGGCCGACCTGTCCGATCAGCTGCTGGCCCTTGGGCTGGAGCGCGGCGACATGATCATCGCCTTCGGCGGCGGGGTTGTCGGCGACCTGACCGGCTTTGCGGCCGCGATCTACAAGCGCGGCATCGACTTCATCCAGATTCCCACCACCCTGCTGGCCCAGGTGGACAGCTCGGTGGGCGGCAAGACCGCCATCGATACCCCGCGCGGCAAGAACCTGATCGGGGCCTTCCACCAGCCGCGCCTGGTGCTGGCCGACCTCGACGTTCTGACCACCCTGCCCGCCCGCGAACTGGCCTGCGGCTATGCCGAGATCATCAAGTACGGCCTGCTCGGCGACTTCGCCTTCTTCGAGTGGCTGGAGGCCAACGTTGCCGCCGTGCTGCAGCGGGATGTCGAGGCTCTGGTCCGCGCCGTCGGCCGCAGTGTCGAGATGAAGGCCGAGATCGTCGCCGAGGACGAGAAGGAAGCCGGTCGCCGCGCCCTCCTGAACCTCGGCCACACCTTCGGCCACGCCATCGAGGCCGAGATGGGCTTTGGCGACGCCCTCAAGCACGGCGAGGCCGTCGGGGTCGGCATGGCCCAGGCCTTCCGCTTCTCGGCGCGCCAGGGCCTGTGCTCCAGCCAGGACGCCGTCCGCGCCGAAGCCGCCATCAAGGCCGCCGGCCTGCCCACCCGCATGAGCGACATCCGACTTGAGCCGTTCGCCGCCGACGCCCTGATCGCCCACTGCGGCCAGGACAAGAAGGCCGAGGGCGGCATGCTGACCTTCGTGCTGGTGCGCGGCATCGGGGATGCCTTCGTGGCCAAGGACGTCGACCGCGCGGCGCTCAGGGCGTTCCTGATCGAGGACGGGGCGGCGGGTTAG
- a CDS encoding shikimate kinase: MTDDTANPNEPLRHRTIVLVGLMGVGKSSVGRRLAQALDMPFRDADNEVESAAGRSIAEIFAELGEAAFRDGERRVIARLLEEPPHVLATGGGAFINDETRSLINQNAISVWLKADIELLARRVGRKDTRPLLKNRDPVEVLTELAEVRYPAYAQAHVHVQTGDTPHAVAVDAVIAALRNRLDQESFQP, from the coding sequence ATGACCGACGACACCGCCAACCCGAATGAACCCCTGCGCCACCGCACCATCGTGCTGGTGGGCCTGATGGGCGTGGGCAAGTCCAGCGTGGGACGCCGCCTGGCCCAGGCGCTGGACATGCCGTTCCGCGACGCCGACAACGAGGTCGAAAGCGCTGCCGGCCGTTCGATTGCCGAGATCTTTGCCGAACTGGGCGAGGCCGCCTTTCGGGATGGCGAGCGCCGGGTTATCGCGCGTCTGCTCGAGGAGCCGCCGCACGTGCTGGCCACCGGCGGCGGGGCCTTCATCAATGACGAGACCCGCTCCCTGATCAATCAGAACGCCATTTCGGTCTGGCTGAAGGCCGATATCGAGCTTCTGGCCCGCCGGGTGGGTCGCAAGGATACGCGCCCCCTGCTCAAGAACCGCGACCCGGTCGAGGTGCTGACCGAACTGGCCGAGGTCCGCTATCCCGCCTATGCCCAGGCCCATGTTCATGTCCAGACCGGCGACACGCCGCACGCCGTGGCGGTGGACGCTGTGATCGCGGCCCTGCGTAACCGTCTGGACCAGGAGTCGTTTCAGCCATGA